Proteins encoded together in one Elusimicrobiota bacterium window:
- a CDS encoding glycosyltransferase family 2 protein → MKDNVAPHLSAILIVRNEERDLPGCLESLRGVADEIVVVDSGSTDRTVSIAQEFGARVIHRDFAGFGPQKQFALEQATGEWVLNMDADERLSPALQDEIKSVLAGEPAVHGYHLRFQNVFLGRRLRFGGLWGERHLRLFRRDKGHYVGKEIHEGISVVPPLGKLRSRILHESYRNFSEYLDKCNRYSGLIARDKFRQGRRFTLWTHARLPWEFVIRYVVKLGFLDGNAGFIYAVLSSYYTWLKLVRVMEGEVDGR, encoded by the coding sequence ATGAAAGATAACGTTGCTCCGCATCTTTCCGCCATATTGATTGTGAGAAACGAAGAGCGGGATCTGCCTGGATGCTTGGAGAGTTTGCGGGGTGTGGCCGACGAGATTGTTGTGGTCGATAGTGGTTCCACGGACCGGACCGTTTCCATTGCCCAAGAGTTTGGGGCCCGGGTGATCCATCGGGATTTCGCGGGGTTCGGCCCCCAAAAACAATTTGCGTTGGAGCAGGCCACGGGGGAATGGGTCCTTAACATGGATGCGGATGAACGCCTCAGCCCTGCTCTTCAGGACGAAATCAAATCGGTTCTTGCCGGGGAACCCGCGGTCCACGGGTACCACCTTAGGTTTCAAAACGTTTTTTTGGGCCGTCGGCTTCGGTTTGGGGGACTCTGGGGAGAAAGGCATCTTCGCCTGTTTCGGCGCGACAAAGGTCATTATGTGGGGAAAGAAATTCATGAGGGGATCTCCGTTGTTCCTCCTCTGGGAAAACTCCGTTCCCGGATTCTGCATGAAAGCTACCGGAATTTTTCGGAATATTTGGACAAATGCAATCGGTATTCAGGTCTCATCGCCCGGGACAAATTTCGTCAGGGGAGACGGTTCACCTTGTGGACGCACGCCCGGTTGCCATGGGAGTTCGTCATTCGCTATGTCGTCAAACTGGGGTTTCTGGATGGGAACGCCGGTTTTATTTACGCGGTTTTGAGTTCCTATTACACCTGGTTAAAACTGGTTCGCGTCATGGAGGGGGAAGTCGATGGTCGGTGA